The Canis lupus baileyi chromosome 37, mCanLup2.hap1, whole genome shotgun sequence DNA window TGTATCTCTTAGAAGAACCCAAGAGCAGAAATTGCAAATTGGACTGCATCCAAAGGGACTAGAAGAAGgacagagagggatccctgatttggtgcctgcctttggcccagggcatggtcctgaagtctcgggatcaagtcctacattaggctccctacatggagcctgctacttctccctctgcctgtgtctctgcctctctctctttctgtgtctctcatgaataaataagtaaaatattaaaaaaaaaaaaaaaaagaagaagaagaaggacagAGAAAGCCATCTGGATCCAGGCAGTTCCTCTATCCTCTGTCTTCATGTAGccatttcttgtttctcttttgctttcttcctgaAGGGCAGCTTTCtctacttcctcttttttttttttttttaagagcgaGAGCTTGCACACACAAGGGAGTGGGAAAGGGagcccagagggagaaggagagcgaATCTTAAGCAGAATCCACACCCAGCCTGACAGAGgactcaatcttacaaccctgagacaaagagtcagccactcaaccgactaagccacccaggcatccctctacttCCTCTTTATCAAGGATATCCCTAAGGAAAATCCCACCCTCTGTATCTACATGACCCAGAAATCACATCAACATCAAACTAACGATAAAGCTTGATAAAGCTCTCAAGTGAGGCTATGAGATTGACCTAAATTATATAATGTGACCACCTTTTCATATTGACTGATACATGCTATGATAAATGATATTCTGAGAAAAAGATTGAATGAGGTATATAACTTTATTAACATCTGCAATATATGGGTGCCATATGTGGAATATCATAAAAAGTATAAATGATGGCATTATAGTGATATAAAGTGTTCCTACCATGTCATTCTGTGGTGATGACATGATACGTCCCACGTAAGTGTAGATATTTTGAATTGTCTAATAAACTAAGAACAGCATTTGCTGAATAAAGCTCTAATGTTggttaaaaaaacagaaagaaattctATTCTCAACACATAAAGCTTAAATTTAATCTACCCCTTTAAACATGAGCATTACAGAAACAGAATTGGGGTAATTAAAACTAAATTACTTCTAAATAAACGAGCTAACTACATAACAGGGCCAGGGAAATAAGGCCATTTACTTGgattttatactatatttttttcctcttccttcctactTCTCAGATTACAGTGGTTTCCAGATTACACCTCAGAATTTAATCAAGTTGGCCATAAAGCTGGCATTGCATAGCTGCTTATGcctagaagggaaaggaaggttTCTATATGTTACACAGAAAGTATTCTAGAAATACTGGAACCAGATTATGCATTCTCCAGAAGGAATTCTTAGGAGAATCCAAGTCAGACTGCTAGAAGAATAATAGGGTTTTATTAGGATGTACACTTTGCtttagagaagaggaaattaagGGATGCCAGGATTTTGCCAATTGTCTATGATTTTACTCTGAAGTAGAGGCAGGAATGGTTGGGGCAGAAGTGAGGCTACCTTCTGGGAAGCCATGTTTGTCCACCTGAAAGCTCTGGGTGATAGAAAGATAACAGCAGTAAGCTTCTAAAACCCAAACCCATTATTCTCCCTGAAGAAATGAGCCTGAACAAGGTTCCTTCTGCTCTCACCTATCTAGGTGAGATATTCCTTTCCTCTATTAAGCCTCTCCTTCACCATCTGGGTGTTCCAGCCTAGACTTCATATCCACCGCTTTTATTAGGATGCTACTTTAATCTCCAAAGAATTATGTCAATGTTGCtgatattctttttgttttgttttgttgttgttgtagttttgtttgtttgtttttaagtaggctccacaccccacGTGGTGCCTACtgttgggcttgaactcagaaccctgagatcaagacctgaactgagatccaAAGCTgtaggcttaaccaactgacccaccctggtgccccaatgttgctgatattcttttttttttttttttttttttgcagttttatacctttatttgacaatcagcgattagttctcatccacattaacagtctgtagatttttgaaagtggtgacaggtaCGTAGGTAACCAGCGtgtagagcttgtttggtgaatcTTCATCCTCGTTACGTTTTCTGGACAACCGCACACGGATACggtatggaacattccttattcctttggcccagacagctttgttgagcctggtgtcaatgcgcacatctggagttcccatctccttcatggcaaaTTTCCGGATCTCTTTGAGTGCCCGAGGGGCACGCTTCTTGAAACCCACTCCATGGATACGTTTGTGAATGTTGATGGTGtattctctggtcactacctcgttGATGGCAGAACGGCCCTTCTTCTTCTCGCCACCCTTCTTTGCGGGAGCCATTCTGCCGGGCCCTAGTTGGAAAGGAAGGGCGCGGGGTATTGTTGCTGATATTCTTATAAATACATCTAGAGGTTATACATGACACCTGGCATAGGGACTTatgtaacaaaaaaaatatttatatataaatacataaaagactAGAAGAAACTATTGCTGTAAgagttttaataatttaatttgtgGTTTAGCTCTTCTCAGAGTTTATACTGATGAGTGTTAGGGACTGAATTGTGCCCCCTACAAAGCActtatgttgaagccttaaccccaAGATAACTATTTGGAGACAGGATCAATAAGGTTAAGTAAGGTCATTAGGATGGGGCCCCAATCCACTAAGACTGGTGTCTTTATCCAAAGAAGAAGAGACTTCAGAGATCTCTTCACACATATGTACCAAGGAAAGGCCACGTGGGAACAAGAAAGAAGGTAGCCATGTGCAAGCCAGGCTACCGTGGAAACAACCATgacagcctccagagctgtgagaaaatgaATGTCTGTTGATTAAGCCCCCAGTCTGTTGTATTTTGTTGTATCAGCCTGAACAGACTGAGCCAATGAGCAAGGCTGTACACTGTGTTGAGAATTGTAGAATGTTTTCTGAACTCCTAGTCAAGGAAAAATagcataacaacaaaaaaaaagcatatatccAGAACTTActataatgtatattttgaaaagcTTATTGTCATTTTCCAATGCCAGCACTTTTAAAGCTTATTCGAAGGTagtatatttgtttttgcttctttctacCATGAAATtttttgccagattttttttgcataagctagaacaatttgagcacgttttgcatttttaaaattttatatttatttcagatgTACTGTTTACTAACACTTCCATTGGATCACCTcttgtattaattttttcaatagtTTCTTTGGggatttcataaaaaaaaatgatccataATCTACTTTTCCTAAAATCCAATTACATGTCTAAAAAAACCCTATTTTTCCATTATACAAAAATTTTAGGTAGTTTTGATTAACTTTCATTTTATCTTGATCCCTTAAGTTTCCCTGAAGATAAGCTTTTTTTGAGCCTATTAGATTAAAGAGATACTacctgtctcctctttcattataTCTGGATCCCACTCCTAAATTGTAGGAGGATCCACAAAGACAATACTTACTTACTGACTCCTGGAAGATATGAAATCTCTAAATGACAGGACATTCCATTTTCAGCAATAAATCCTGAAGTCATACAGAAAATTGCCATTAGTTGCATCATTTATCCCTGGGGCATTTGTGTGGGAAAATTTTAAGGGCATTTTACAAGCTGGTAAAAGGGATAGCAAGATTGTGTGAATTTATTTTCAGAGCCATGCTAAAGGATTACATTGAAATATTCCACTCTTAGTATCTCTTgcacatttccatttttcattacCTTGTCATTAAAAACCACCCAAATGTTCTTGATTGATGGAGATCAAGGAAGCAAGACAATGTCCACTGACTTTGCACAGTTCTAACTTAGTGCTAGTAGGTCTACTTCTAAAGATTTTTGAGTCTACAGATTGTGATTAAAATACTAAAGTACCAGTTATGACACTCGGGTTCACTATAGCACCTGTTATTTTTTACAAGGAATTTAAATGCATCAGAAATTGGGACAAAATAGTATTTGAGAAAGATTAGCATCAGTTGAGATCATTAAGGACACAACATTAATTTTCCCCTTGTCATCATTAAATGATGTTAGCAAAATCAGAGAGTATGACTGTGATTGCCCCCGTTCACACAATCtggtttgattattttgattGCATATTATCATGTGCATGAAGCTCATGT harbors:
- the LOC140626322 gene encoding large ribosomal subunit protein eL31, with the translated sequence MAPAKKGGEKKKGRSAINEVVTREYTINIHKRIHGVGFKKRAPRALKEIRKFAMKEMGTPDVRIDTRLNKAVWAKGIRNVPYRIRVRLSRKRNEDEDSPNKLYTLVTYVPVTTFKNLQTVNVDEN